Below is a window of Halobaculum lipolyticum DNA.
GGATGCACAAGCGGTTAGTCGCGGCCGGGCGAGGCGGCCCGTGTGCGAACCACCGACGCCTTCGTCGCCCTGCGGTGCATCGACTGCGACGAGCGCCACGACCCCGCGACGGTCACCCACCGCTGCCCCGACTGCGGCGGCATCACCGACCCCGAGTACGACCTCGACGCGGTCGACCTCACCCGGGAGGAACTGGAAGCGCGGCCGTTCGACTCGCTGTGGCGCTACGAGGAACTGCTCCCGTTCCCCCGCGAGGCGGCCGTATCGCTGGGCGAGGGCGCGACCCCGCTCGTGGAGTGCCCGACGCTGGCCGACCGGATGGGCGTCGGCGCCGTGTACGTCAAAGACGAGGGGCGGAACCCGACGGGGACGTTCAAGGACCGCGGGCAGACCGGCGCGCTCACCGCCGCGGTCGAACACGGGGCCGAGTCGATCGCGCTCAACAGCGCCGGCAACGCCGGACAGGCCGCCGCGGCCTACGCCGCCCAAGCGGGCCTCGAGTCGCACGTGTTCCTCCCCGACCGCGCCGGCTTCACCCAGAAGGCGATGACGGAGGTCCACGGCGGCGACCTCCGGATCGCGGAGGGGGAGATCACCGACGCCGGCGCCGAGTACGCCGCCGCGATGGCGGACGGCGAGGAGGGCGACCGCGACGGCTGGTACTCGACGAAGACGTTCGTCACGCCGTACCGCCACGACGTGAAGAAGACGATGGCGTACGAGACGATCGAGCAACTCGACTGGGACGTGCCCGACGCGGTCGTCTACCCGACCGGCGGCGGCGTCGGCCTCGTCGGGATGCACAAGGCCGCCACGGAACTCCGGGAACTGGGCTTCACCGACTCGCTGCCGGGGATGTACGCCGCGCAGGCGGAGGGCTGTGCGCCGGTCGTCCGCGCGTTCGAGGAGGGCGCCGAGGTCCACGAGGCGTGGGAGGAGATCACCACCGTCTGCAACGGGATCGCCGTACCGGACCCGGGCGCCTCGCCGTGGATCCTCGACGCCATCGAGGAGTCCGGCGGCGGCGCGGTCGCGACGAGCGACGAGGCGATCCTCGACGCCGCCATCGACGTCGCCCGCGCGGAGGGCATCGAGGTCGGCGCGACGTGCGCGTCGGCGGTGTCGGGCGCGTTCGAACTGGCCGAGCGCGGCGAGTTCGGCGCCGACGACACGGTGGTCCTGCTGAACACCGGCGCCGGGAACAAGGACGTCGACACGCTGCGGAGCCACCTCGGCGCTCGGGAGGAGGCGGCGGGCGAGGCCGAGTAGGCGAACCGACGTGCTCGGCGAGGGTTCTTCGCCGAGGACGGGACCAGTCGGCCGCGATGTAGCCACTCACCACCACTCCGACCTGTACGCCACACAGCCGCGGCTCCGGGTGTGGGATCGGGCGGCTCGGGTGAATCCCTCGTCACACGGGGCTCGGTGGGGGTAACCCTCGTCACGGCCGCCCGGACGGACGTATCCGGTCGGCGCGTATCACTCCTTCCCATCGTCGCCGTCGCCGCCGCGGTCGGCGTCGCCCTCGGCGTCCCACGCGGCCAGCGCGCGGTGATCCTCGGCCACCGCCCGAACCGCCTCTCGGTCGAACACCCCGTCCTCGGTCACGACGCTCACACACTCGCCGGGCGCGCGGTCGAACAGCGGCGCGTACGCCTCGACGCCGTCGGGCGCCGCGAAGTCCGCCCACTCGGGGTGGAACGCGTCCGTCGGCGCGACTTTGTCGCGGGCGGTCACCGCGAATACGGGGACGCCCTCGCGGGCCGCCGCCAGCGCCAGCCCGCGGGTGCCGACCTTGTTCGCGACCGAGCCGTCCGGGAACACGGCGTCGGCGCCGACCACGGCGGCGTCGACCCGCCCGGTCGCGAGCAGCGACGCGACCGCCGCGTCCGGCACCAGCGTCACTGCACGGCCGTCGGTGGCCAGCGACGCGGCCACGTCGCGCCCTTCGCCGCCGGGGACGGACTCGGCGACGAACACCGGCCCGTCCAGGCGCTCGAGCGTCTCGGCGACGGTGCCCGACCGCGACAGCGTGACCACGGCGGGGTCGGCGCCGTCGTCGCCGTGGGCCGCCAACAGCGCGACCGCCTCGCGAGCGGCGCGGTCGTCGGCGTCGACGGCCGCCGCGACGGCCGCGGCGGCGCGGTCGCGCACCGCCGTCGGGGTTCGATCCGCCTCCTGGAGCACGCGGTTCACCCGCGTCGCGAGCACCGTCATCCCGGGGCGGGCGTCGCGGAGCCGACGCGCCGTGGCCGCGAGGTCGTCCCACGAGCCGTCCGTGTGCGCCAGCGACGCGGCC
It encodes the following:
- a CDS encoding NUDIX domain-containing protein is translated as MAHVVTAFLRNRGEVLLVRRSDTAGTYPGRWGGVSGSVEGDADDPLADARREVREETGIGEEQLTLVRRGDPVAVDDAEGSFTVHPFLFDCATRAATPNAELAATEWVRPPAMLARETVPRLWDAYRAVGPTAETVAADRTHGSAEVSVRALAALRDEAASLAHTDGSWDDLAATARRLRDARPGMTVLATRVNRVLQEADRTPTAVRDRAAAAVAAAVDADDRAAREAVALLAAHGDDGADPAVVTLSRSGTVAETLERLDGPVFVAESVPGGEGRDVAASLATDGRAVTLVPDAAVASLLATGRVDAAVVGADAVFPDGSVANKVGTRGLALAAAREGVPVFAVTARDKVAPTDAFHPEWADFAAPDGVEAYAPLFDRAPGECVSVVTEDGVFDREAVRAVAEDHRALAAWDAEGDADRGGDGDDGKE
- a CDS encoding threonine synthase — protein: MRTTDAFVALRCIDCDERHDPATVTHRCPDCGGITDPEYDLDAVDLTREELEARPFDSLWRYEELLPFPREAAVSLGEGATPLVECPTLADRMGVGAVYVKDEGRNPTGTFKDRGQTGALTAAVEHGAESIALNSAGNAGQAAAAYAAQAGLESHVFLPDRAGFTQKAMTEVHGGDLRIAEGEITDAGAEYAAAMADGEEGDRDGWYSTKTFVTPYRHDVKKTMAYETIEQLDWDVPDAVVYPTGGGVGLVGMHKAATELRELGFTDSLPGMYAAQAEGCAPVVRAFEEGAEVHEAWEEITTVCNGIAVPDPGASPWILDAIEESGGGAVATSDEAILDAAIDVARAEGIEVGATCASAVSGAFELAERGEFGADDTVVLLNTGAGNKDVDTLRSHLGAREEAAGEAE